The stretch of DNA GTCGTCGGTCACGTTCTCGCCGATCGAGAAGCTCAAGTCGAGCGAGGACGTGTTGATCGAGGCTTTCAGGCCGTCGCCGATCGCTTGGATACCGTTGATGCGAACATCGACGTCGGTACCGGTCACGCGATCGACCCCTTCGTTGCCGTCCTGATCGGTCAGGCTGAAGCTGCCGCTGAGGGCCTTCACGCTGACGAACGAGTCCGAACCGAAGCGAGTGGCTTGGAACGTCAGGCCCAGGTTTTCCAGGTCCGAGTTGCCAAGCAACGCGGCGCCATCGGACGAGCCGTTGTCGACCACGCCACCGGTCAAGGTCGCGGTATCGTCGGTGGTGACGACGCCGGCGCCGCCGGAGGTGACGCTGAACACGAGGCTCAGGTCGGCGTCGCCGTCCAGGGCCGCTTTGATGTCGTCAGCCGACGAAACGCCTTCTTCGATGTAGAACGTCAACGTCTTCGAGGCGGCGTCATATTCGCCACGTTCGTCGACGCCGGCCGTAACCGTGGCGTCGTTGACGAACTGAACCGTCACGTCGTCATACTCTTCGCCGGAGTTGATCGCGGTGAAGGACAGTTGGGCGGTCGAACCGTTGACGGCGAAGGTCGTACCCGCCGCTTGGGCGTCTTCCAGGACGGTGCCGCTGGTGGCGAACGTGATGTCCTCGTCGGTCACTTCCAGGACGCCGCTGCCGTCGCTACCGCTGACGTTGGTGACGCTGATGCCGCGTTCTTGGAGGTAAGCCAAGGTCGTGGCCGCTTCGCCGGGGTCCGAGATGAACTCGCTCGGATCGTCGAAGAAGGCGATCAGGTCGTTCGCGGTCGTCAGGATGTTGCCATCTTCGTCCGTTTCCAGATTGACGATCAGGGTGCCTTCGTTTTGCAGGCCGCCGCTGGTCGTTTCCGGAACCGACAGTTTCGTCGAGATGCTATCGATAACGTCGGTGCCGGTGCTCGTTCCGAAGTGTTCGGCTTCGAAGAAGTCGCTGACGTACTCGTCGTTGTTGAGAGCTTTCACCACGTCGTCGGCGGTCGAAACGCCTTCCGAGACGTAGATGTTCAACGTCTTGTTCTCGCGATCGAGCAAGACGTATTCGTCGCCGCCGGTCAGGACGGTGTCGTCCTGGATGTTGACGGTGTAGCCGTCGTATTCCGTGCCTTGCAGTTTGGCTCGGATGGTGAAGGTGCCGTTGGCGTCCGAGTTCTGAATGATCGTCTGCGACAGACCTTCCACGCGGGGATCAGTCGTCGTGTCGATGCTCAGACCGGTGCCGGCGTTGGAGACGTAACGAATGTTCGGCGAATCTTCCGGAGCCAGGAACTGCAGCGACGTGTTCTGCTCGGCGACGCCGTTGTAGGCGTAGTCGGTGAACGCGGTAACCGTATCGTGACCGTCGTTGCCGACCGACAGCGAGGCGGTGACCTTGTCGTTGCCGACAGCGGCGTTGATGGCCGCGATGACGTCGTTGGAGGTGGCGATGATGTCGCCGCCATCCACGCCGCCCGCGGTCGCGCCGCCAGCGTAGGTGCCGGTCGCAGTAACGGCGCCGGCGCCGGCGCCGTAGCCAGTCGTTTCGGTGACGGCCGCGGTGAACAGCTCGGAAACCTTACGACGGTCGCCGCCGACAAACAGCGTGGTGCCGGTCGTGTCGCCGACTTGAATGGTACCGGTACCATCGCTTCCCAGGGCGGTCGAAGCGTCGAACTGCGTCAACGCGTCGATGGCCGTGATCACCTGGTTGGCGGTCGACGCGGCGTTGACCTGAACGGTCAGGGTGCCGGCGTTGGCGTCGTAGGTGGCCGTTTCAGCACCGGCCAACACACCGCCTGCGGTCGAGTAAATGACCTGGACGCCGTCAACCGACTCGCCGCCGGCGAGGGCGCGAACGTGAATCTGAGCATTGGCGTTGGTGCTGCCGTTGCCGATCAAGACCGACGCGTTGGAGCGTTCGGTCGTCGTGCCGCCGGCGAAGGTCGAGCTACCGGCGATATCGGCTGTAGCGGCGGCGCCAGAACCGTCATTACCAGTCGCGTAAGCGGCCGAGAACAGGTCGCCGACTTGGGCGTTGATCGCGTCGCGAACCTGCGTACCGGTCGAGTTGCCGCTGTCGATCTGAATAACGAGCTTGTTGTTCGTCTCGTCGAAAGTGACGACTTCGCTACCTGCCGTGGCGCCGGCGGTGTATTCGATGCCGACCGCGTTGGTGTCGGCGCCGAGCAGCTTCGAGGTCACCGTCAGCGAGGCGTTCGCGGCGCCGGAAGTGGTGAACGAGGCGGCGGTACGTTCGGTCGCGTTGTTGATCGCGTTGACGATCGAGTCGGCGTTCGACGCAGCGTTCTTGGTGATCGTCAACGTCTTGGTCGAAGCGTCGTACGAAGCCGATTCGTCGCCGAGCTGGGCGCCATCGGCGAACACGACGCTGATGTCGTTGTAGTCGGCCCCAGCGTCATTGGCGGTGATCGAGAAGGCGTTGTTTTCGCCCGCGGTGTCGACGACCAACGAAGCGACTTCATAGGCCGAAACGCCCAGCGTCACTTCCAGCTTGGCCGGTTCGTCGCCGACCGGAGCGGTGAAGCTGGCCGACGTCGTGGTCGAGGTGCCTTCGGTGTATTTCAAACGAACGTCGCCGGCTTCAAAACCAGCGTCATTCGCGGTCAGGACGATGTCGTTGTCGGTGCCGAAGCTGCTGACGGTCAGCTCACCCTTGGTGGCGGCGGTTTCGACGAGCGCTTCCACGCCGGTGGCGTCCGAGACCAGGTTCACGGCCGAAGCGATTTCTTCGATCGTCGAACCCTTGGCGAAGTTGAACGCTTCGGTACCGTTGGCGCCGCCGATTTCCAGAACCAGGTTGTCGGCGACGGCGCCGAAGCCGTAGTTCAGTTCAGCGCGGGTCGCCTGCTTGACGACGTTGACCGCGACGCCGATCGAGCTTTGCGTGCCGAAGTTGGCCTGATCGATACGCAGACCTTCGATCGCCGAGCTGTTGACGTTCTGGGTGATGAAGTCGAGGTTACCGTCCAGCAGACGCTTGCCTTGGAACGAGGTGACCTGGGCGATACGGTCGATCGCTTCGAGCGAGGAGTCGATCTGCAGCTGATTCGCCGCGATCTGGTCATCGCTGAGGGCGCCGGTATTGGCGGCTTCCGAGATCAGGCCGCGAATGTCGTTGAGCAGCGAGCTCACCTGACCAAGAGCGCTGTCCGCGGTGGCGATCAGCTGGTTGGCTCGTTCGCTATTGGTGATCGCCTTTTCGACGCTGGTGATATCGCTACGGAGCGATTCGCTGGCGATCAAACCGGCCGGATCGTCTTTACCGCTGTTGATGCGGAGACCGGTGCTCAAACGCGTGAGCGTGGTGTTGAGGTCCGAGTTGGAGCGGCCCAAGTTCTTTTGAGCGACGAGCGAACTAACGTTTGTATTGATGCGGGTCATTGGGAGTCACCCCTCCTAAATCCAGGGACTGCTTTGGAGCCCGTCCGACGCCTGGGGAACAAAACTGATCGGAACGGTCGGCTGCGAACGCAGCCCAATTCACACCTTTCTAATTGTCATTTCAGGAGGCTTCCTGCCCCTGCAGGTCATCCTGCCGCTTCGCCCTGGTGAAAGGATTTCTCGCCAGCGCTCGACCGATCCTATGCACGATCATCTATCGAGGACTATCGACACTCGCAGTTTTACGCTTTAGGTGATTGACGAAGTTTTCCTGGTGGGACGAGAGAACGTAATAGTCCCAAGCGTTACGACCGGTACAGGGCGTCGAATTTCGACGTTTTCCGTTGTTCAGCACCGTGTCGTTGCGCCTAGCCGCAGGCGCAGATTGCGATTTTCTGGGCGGAGAAAAGAGGTCGCAGCCGCGACAAAGAAAGGCGCCGGGCCAGGCGCCATAGAGCGGTTTACGATAGGTAAGACGATCAGGCGGGATCGATCGTAGCGGCGCCGCTGCGCGGAACTACTTCGTCTTACGGAGAGCGGCGGCTTCGTTCGGCTGCAGCCGAGCCGCTTGTTGATTCTCGCGTTGAATCGCCTCGTACACCTCTTGGCGGTGAACGGGGATATCTTGCGGGGCGGCGATCCCTAGACGGACTTTGTCGCCGCGAATATCGACGATCGTGATCACGATGTTATCGCCGATCATGATGCTTTCGTCACGATGCCTCGACAAGACGAGCATATCAGGCTCCTTCCTCGGTGCGCTGTTCTATTCCGATTGGCGGCGACGCCAGCCAGCGGTAGGGCGTTTACTTCTAAGCGGTAGTCAGCTAGCGGTCCCGCGTGGGGATAGCATCGCTGTCGCGGCGCCGGCCGCTGTAGCATCTATCGGCCTTTGATCGGTCGCCAATCAATATCCGCCATAAGGGTCGACTTCTGTCGGCGGAAACGAATGTACCGCCATCCTTGGTCTGCAGATTCGACCGAACTAGGCGCTTTTGCGATAGACCGACGGCTCGCTCTGGATTTCGTACTGCAGCGGCTGTTCGTCGGTCGTCACGATTTGAAGACCAAGTTGCTTGGTCAGATTGATTACGACCGGCGCTCGCAGATTAATCGTCAGAGAGTCGTCATGTTTGCTGACGATGGTCAGCACAAAGACTTCGTCATCGGCCGTCAATCGCAACGGCGAGGACTCTTCTTTTTCCATCCGCACCCGGTATTCGGGGGCGAAACGGCGGGGGCTGACTACCGCCAGCGCCACTTCCGGCTGCTGGAGCGACTGAAGCCAGCCGAGATCTTCCGACTGTTCGTCCGACAGCAGAATCCAGTTGACCAGGTTCTCGAAACCAATCAAACCGTCCGCGAACAAGATGACCTCTTCATCCGCGATTTCCAGCTTTCCGAAGCGAGCAGTATAGATATCCATGGTCGAAACGTCTCGATCAGTGATGCATTGCTGGCATTTCGCCCTTGCGGCGATCCAATTCCTAACATTCCGAATTATCGGCTGCCGGAAGGAGGCGAATCCATAAAATCCGAACATCCAGCGCAGAACGCTGTTGACCGCATTTACTATCGCATCGCTCGACTTAGCAGTCCGTTGATTTTCTTGACGGACTGCGTGATCGCACGGATGCGAGCCGCGAAGAGCTATGCTCTGAGCCTGGTGAGGTTGGAAAATGCCACGAGGGCATTTTTCAACAGGCAGCTAGATATAGTCGAGCAGCGACAACTGATAGATCTGGCCGATCGTCTGCAGCGAAGCCTGGTAAGAGGCCTGTTGCGCCGCAAAGTTAGATGCCGCTTCGACAAAGTCGACCTCGATCTCGTCCGACAGGTTCGCCTGCAGTTCGATCATGTCGTCATCGAGCCGCGTTTTCAGCAGATCGACGTTTTGCGAGCGGGCGCCAAGCTCGCCGCGCGTGAAGCTGAGCCGCTCCAGGTCGGCGTCCAGCGAATCGACCAGGCGGCTGATCTGCACATAGTCGCGGGCGACGATCGATTCGTTCAGCTTAATCAGCGTATTGAAGACGCTTTTGGTCTCCCGCAGATTGACGTCCTTGCCGGCCAGGACTTCGGCGGTGCCGCCGGAGGTTGTGCCAACCGCGCCGGTCGCCGACACGGTTCCGCTGCCGTCATTGGTCGTATCGACGCTCCGGTCGAGTTCGGCCTGAAACGTCCCTTCCAGGTTGATCGCGTTGATGATCTCGGTGGTCGTCGTGACGCCGGCGTCGATCGAAACGGTCAGCGTTTTCGCGCCCGAGTTATAGACGGCGGTTGGGTCGCCGGAGACCAGCGTATCGGTGAAAATGATCTCGACGTCATTGTGTCGCGTGCCTGGATAGAGCGACTGCAGCGAGAAGGCGGTATTTACGTCTTCCGGCGTTGCAAACGCAACGGCGGCCGTGGCAGGCTCGGCGTCGGCGACCGGCGTGCCGCCGTTGGTCGACGCCAACACGCCAACGTCGGCGACTAGTCCCGTGCCGTTGTTGGTCGGATCGTTTTCGAGCGAGAGATCGGCGCTGAAGATGCCGTCGGCGTTGATCGCCGCAACGACCGTATTGGCGGTGGTCGCCGCCGGATCGACGTCGATCGTCAGCTTTTTGGTGGTCGGATCGTAGTTGACGATCGCCTGATCGCCGGAGGCGGTGGAGTTGACGAACTCGACCTGGACGTTATTGAACGTCGTGCCCGGCAGAACGGCCTTGATTTCGATCGCGTTGTTCGCATCGCCAGGGGGCGCAAACTCGACCGTCGCCGCCGCTTGCGTGGCGGTTGGCGAATCGGAGACGGTCGTGACCAATTCTCCTTCCGGCATCAGGCCGAGATCGATGACCGCGTGGCTAAGCGTCTCGCGCTCGATGGTCAGACGTCCGACTCCCTGGGGATTGTCGTCGATCAACTCGATGCCGTTGCCGAAGTCGGCCAGTTTGGCGACGATCGGGCTGCCATCCTGGTTGTCAGGATGATTATTGATCAGGTTGAGAACGTCGCCGATCGTCTTGGCGCTAGAAACGTCAATTTCCAGTTGCTGCCCATCATTGCGAGTAATCGTGAAGTCGGTTCCGTCGGTCGAATTGACTCCCAGGCCATGGTTGAGCGAACTGAGTAGCGTCGACTCGCTGAAGGTGCGCAGGCCCAACTGCGAGGCGGTTGTGCCCCCATTCTCGCCGATGCTGAAATCGCCGCCGCTGACCACCGAACGCAGATTGATGCCGCTGCCGGCGGTGTTGATTTCGGCCAGAAGCCCCAGTCCCGCCCCATTGAGGATATTGAGCAGGTCCTCGACCGTTTCCGCCTCTTCCAGCGTCACGACTTGCGTCTGTTCCCCATTGGTGATCTGCAGACCCGATTCGGCGTCAAAGTTGGCGCCGCTTCCCCCTAGAAACGTCCCGGTGACCGTCGTGTCGATGACGCCAGTGCCGCTCTGAAAGTCGGAGATCGAGTCGTGGTAGTCGATTTCGGCTGAGTAGAGTTCGCTGAAATTGGCGTCGTCATTGAGCGCCTCAACCAGATGATTGGCGGTAGTGCGATCCGCATCAACCCGTACGAAGATCGCGTTCTCGTCGCCGCCGCTGTTGCCGGTGTTGCCGATCGGGCCGTCGTCGGTGGCCGAGACGAACGACGCGGGATTGAACGTATTGCCGTTAGAACTGTCGGGGCGCACCGAGAAGGTCCCCTCGGCGATAATGGCGTTCATTAACGTCTGCAGCGACGTCTCATCGCTGTCGTCGACAGCCAGCGTTAGGGTGCGCGTCGTACCGTCGTCGCTATAGGTGGCCGTTGCGGCGTCGCCAATGTCGTCCGAGGCGTCGATCACAATGTTGACGTTGTTGAAGTCAAAGCCGGCCTGATTGGCGGTCAAAATCAAGTCGTTGTTGCCGCCTGATAGTGGAACGGCGGCTCGGGCTTTGACGCCGACGTCCGACACGGTCGTGGTATAGGTGTTCGCGCTGTTGGTGGCGAGTACGGCGCTGGCCGGATTGTAGGTTTCGCCAGTCGATCCATCAAAACCGACTGAAAACCGCCCATCGGCCAAAAAGGCGTCGGTGAGCGTTTGCAGCGTCGTTTCGTCAGTGTCGTCGATCTGCACGGTGATCGTCTTGATGCCGTTGATGGTGGTCGTGGGACCAATCACCGCGGCGTCGCCAATATCGCCCGAGGAGTCGAAATTGATGCTGACGCGATCGAGACTGCCGTCGGTCGAGTTGGCGGTCAGCAGCAGACTGTTGCCGGCGCCATCGAGGTTGAGCGTCGTTTGGGCCCGCTGTAGGTCTTCGGCGAAGTTGACCACTTCGTTGCCGCGGGTCAGTCCCGGCTTGGCTTGCAGCAAGTCGTCGTTTACCAGGTTAAGCGTCACCCCGTTCGCTTCGGCGCCATTGTTCAGGGCGTTCAGGATGATGTCGTTGTTCGAGCCGGCGTATGAGACGAGCGCTTGGGCTCGCGCACCGAGCAGGTCGGCCAGCTTGGTCGACTTGGTGATGATCGGATCGAGGTCGGCGCCTTCGATCGGGTTGACGCCATTGCCGTTGGTTTTCAGGATGCCCAACTGGGCGGCGACGCGACTTCCCCCTTCTTC from Blastopirellula retiformator encodes:
- a CDS encoding flagellin N-terminal helical domain-containing protein, with protein sequence MTRINTNVSSLVAQKNLGRSNSDLNTTLTRLSTGLRINSGKDDPAGLIASESLRSDITSVEKAITNSERANQLIATADSALGQVSSLLNDIRGLISEAANTGALSDDQIAANQLQIDSSLEAIDRIAQVTSFQGKRLLDGNLDFITQNVNSSAIEGLRIDQANFGTQSSIGVAVNVVKQATRAELNYGFGAVADNLVLEIGGANGTEAFNFAKGSTIEEIASAVNLVSDATGVEALVETAATKGELTVSSFGTDNDIVLTANDAGFEAGDVRLKYTEGTSTTTSASFTAPVGDEPAKLEVTLGVSAYEVASLVVDTAGENNAFSITANDAGADYNDISVVFADGAQLGDESASYDASTKTLTITKNAASNADSIVNAINNATERTAASFTTSGAANASLTVTSKLLGADTNAVGIEYTAGATAGSEVVTFDETNNKLVIQIDSGNSTGTQVRDAINAQVGDLFSAAYATGNDGSGAAATADIAGSSTFAGGTTTERSNASVLIGNGSTNANAQIHVRALAGGESVDGVQVIYSTAGGVLAGAETATYDANAGTLTVQVNAASTANQVITAIDALTQFDASTALGSDGTGTIQVGDTTGTTLFVGGDRRKVSELFTAAVTETTGYGAGAGAVTATGTYAGGATAGGVDGGDIIATSNDVIAAINAAVGNDKVTASLSVGNDGHDTVTAFTDYAYNGVAEQNTSLQFLAPEDSPNIRYVSNAGTGLSIDTTTDPRVEGLSQTIIQNSDANGTFTIRAKLQGTEYDGYTVNIQDDTVLTGGDEYVLLDRENKTLNIYVSEGVSTADDVVKALNNDEYVSDFFEAEHFGTSTGTDVIDSISTKLSVPETTSGGLQNEGTLIVNLETDEDGNILTTANDLIAFFDDPSEFISDPGEAATTLAYLQERGISVTNVSGSDGSGVLEVTDEDITFATSGTVLEDAQAAGTTFAVNGSTAQLSFTAINSGEEYDDVTVQFVNDATVTAGVDERGEYDAASKTLTFYIEEGVSSADDIKAALDGDADLSLVFSVTSGGAGVVTTDDTATLTGGVVDNGSSDGAALLGNSDLENLGLTFQATRFGSDSFVSVKALSGSFSLTDQDGNEGVDRVTGTDVDVRINGIQAIGDGLKASINTSSLDLSFSIGENVTDDSEFEFEIVGGGALFQLGPDVVSNQQARLGIQSVSTATLGGVSGRLFELRSGGNKSLTADVGGAAKVVDEVIGVVTSLRGRLGAFQKTTLDSNIFSLNDTLANLTEAESSIRDADFATESAKLTRAQILVQSGTSVLGIANQNPQNVLSLLR
- the csrA gene encoding carbon storage regulator CsrA, with amino-acid sequence MLVLSRHRDESIMIGDNIVITIVDIRGDKVRLGIAAPQDIPVHRQEVYEAIQRENQQAARLQPNEAAALRKTK
- the fliW gene encoding flagellar assembly protein FliW encodes the protein MDIYTARFGKLEIADEEVILFADGLIGFENLVNWILLSDEQSEDLGWLQSLQQPEVALAVVSPRRFAPEYRVRMEKEESSPLRLTADDEVFVLTIVSKHDDSLTINLRAPVVINLTKQLGLQIVTTDEQPLQYEIQSEPSVYRKSA
- the flgL gene encoding flagellar hook-associated protein FlgL, whose translation is MTRIVPVPTTRVSDGNLQARLLSQLAASQANLFSLQNQLSTGRRLLAPSDDAPAAIRGITLQSLIERKTQISVNLTTSQSYLSATDTAMAGAADLLSEMRGLAVTMVDSTATDSEVAAASQSFQNALQQFLDIGNRQFRGRYLFGGSNTTTTPFTIENGLVTYHGNTNSLNSFADTDLLFDTTVNGDTAFGAISPEVKTKVDLNPVLTLDTKLSDLRGGAGVTKGSFVISDGTIPVKIDISSAETIGDVIGLIERNPPPGRQISARIDNNGLVIDIDDAGGGNLTIREEGGSRVAAQLGILKTNGNGVNPIEGADLDPIITKSTKLADLLGARAQALVSYAGSNNDIILNALNNGAEANGVTLNLVNDDLLQAKPGLTRGNEVVNFAEDLQRAQTTLNLDGAGNSLLLTANSTDGSLDRVSINFDSSGDIGDAAVIGPTTTINGIKTITVQIDDTDETTLQTLTDAFLADGRFSVGFDGSTGETYNPASAVLATNSANTYTTTVSDVGVKARAAVPLSGGNNDLILTANQAGFDFNNVNIVIDASDDIGDAATATYSDDGTTRTLTLAVDDSDETSLQTLMNAIIAEGTFSVRPDSSNGNTFNPASFVSATDDGPIGNTGNSGGDENAIFVRVDADRTTANHLVEALNDDANFSELYSAEIDYHDSISDFQSGTGVIDTTVTGTFLGGSGANFDAESGLQITNGEQTQVVTLEEAETVEDLLNILNGAGLGLLAEINTAGSGINLRSVVSGGDFSIGENGGTTASQLGLRTFSESTLLSSLNHGLGVNSTDGTDFTITRNDGQQLEIDVSSAKTIGDVLNLINNHPDNQDGSPIVAKLADFGNGIELIDDNPQGVGRLTIERETLSHAVIDLGLMPEGELVTTVSDSPTATQAAATVEFAPPGDANNAIEIKAVLPGTTFNNVQVEFVNSTASGDQAIVNYDPTTKKLTIDVDPAATTANTVVAAINADGIFSADLSLENDPTNNGTGLVADVGVLASTNGGTPVADAEPATAAVAFATPEDVNTAFSLQSLYPGTRHNDVEIIFTDTLVSGDPTAVYNSGAKTLTVSIDAGVTTTTEIINAINLEGTFQAELDRSVDTTNDGSGTVSATGAVGTTSGGTAEVLAGKDVNLRETKSVFNTLIKLNESIVARDYVQISRLVDSLDADLERLSFTRGELGARSQNVDLLKTRLDDDMIELQANLSDEIEVDFVEAASNFAAQQASYQASLQTIGQIYQLSLLDYI